A portion of the Bacillus thuringiensis genome contains these proteins:
- a CDS encoding PTS sugar transporter subunit IIB, with the protein MNILLCCSAGMSTSLLVTKMEAAAKARGLEGKIWAVSGDAVKTNIDQADVLLLGPQVRYMLSSMKTLADERNVGIDVINPMHYGMMNGEAVLDHALTLKK; encoded by the coding sequence ATGAATATTTTATTATGTTGTTCAGCAGGGATGTCTACAAGTTTACTAGTTACAAAAATGGAAGCGGCTGCAAAAGCTCGCGGTCTAGAAGGAAAGATTTGGGCTGTATCTGGGGATGCAGTAAAAACGAATATCGATCAAGCAGATGTGTTATTACTAGGACCACAAGTTCGTTACATGCTTTCTTCAATGAAAACGCTTGCTGATGAGAGAAACGTTGGAATCGATGTTATTAATCCAATGCACTACGGCATGATGAATGGAGAAGCAGTTTTAGATCACGCATTAACACTTAAAAAATAA
- the exsM gene encoding exosporium regulatory protein ExsM, whose protein sequence is MTTHFFARLTGKREVPPVNTEAFGVAEFIFSDDLTKLHYRVILKNIEKVTSCQIHLGKSTQIGPVVLYLYGPLEQGISLNEGSITGVVNVEDFEGPLQGKSFVHLLQEIIQANVYVNVHTKSQKRGEIRGRVRKVKK, encoded by the coding sequence ATGACAACACATTTCTTTGCCAGGTTAACAGGTAAGAGGGAAGTGCCTCCTGTAAATACAGAAGCTTTTGGGGTAGCAGAGTTTATTTTTAGTGATGATTTAACGAAATTGCATTACAGAGTCATACTAAAAAATATAGAAAAGGTTACATCGTGTCAAATTCATTTAGGAAAGTCTACTCAAATTGGTCCTGTTGTTTTATATTTGTATGGTCCACTGGAGCAAGGGATTAGCTTGAACGAGGGAAGTATTACTGGTGTAGTGAATGTGGAGGATTTTGAGGGACCTTTACAAGGGAAATCATTTGTACATTTACTTCAAGAAATTATTCAAGCAAATGTATATGTTAATGTTCATACGAAATCACAAAAAAGAGGAGAAATAAGAGGGCGAGTTAGAAAAGTAAAGAAGTAG
- a CDS encoding PTS sugar transporter subunit IIB: MNILLCCAAGMSSSLIVTKMEKAAEARGMEVKIWAVSGSEVNSHIDKADVLLLGPQVRYLLPKMKELCKEKGIPVDVIQSVHYGLCNGEAILQAALSMKP; encoded by the coding sequence ATGAATATTTTACTTTGCTGTGCAGCGGGAATGTCTTCCAGTTTGATTGTTACAAAGATGGAGAAAGCAGCAGAGGCAAGAGGGATGGAGGTGAAAATCTGGGCAGTATCAGGTTCTGAAGTAAATAGTCACATTGATAAAGCTGATGTCCTTTTACTTGGACCGCAAGTACGTTATTTATTACCGAAAATGAAAGAATTATGTAAAGAGAAAGGGATACCTGTTGATGTCATTCAATCCGTTCATTACGGACTTTGTAATGGGGAAGCTATCTTGCAAGCAGCTTTGTCAATGAAACCATGA
- a CDS encoding PTS lactose/cellobiose transporter subunit IIA, with product MMTTAEQIPFQLILNSGNARSFAMEALQFAKQGKMAEADEAMAKAKEAINEAHHFQTELIQSEARGEKTEISVLLIHAQDHLMNAITVKELAAEFIDLYKKLEAKGE from the coding sequence ATGATGACTACAGCAGAACAAATTCCATTCCAATTAATTTTAAATAGTGGTAATGCACGAAGCTTTGCGATGGAGGCACTTCAATTTGCCAAACAGGGGAAAATGGCAGAAGCTGATGAAGCAATGGCAAAGGCGAAAGAAGCGATTAATGAAGCGCATCATTTCCAAACAGAGCTCATACAATCAGAAGCAAGAGGAGAAAAAACAGAGATTAGTGTTCTTTTAATTCACGCACAAGATCATTTAATGAATGCGATTACAGTGAAAGAATTAGCAGCAGAGTTTATTGACCTTTATAAAAAGTTAGAAGCGAAAGGGGAATAA
- a CDS encoding polyamine aminopropyltransferase, which translates to MPKHRKKNKMTIYKITCCKKDRRSELDSDKFELEEQEIENKQDKQDKQVQSENVIIVPTDSHSLDVWDEISLKEIQAGEHTKLFEEKSNYQNINLVQVNDVRLYLDKQLQFSSVDEQIYHEALVHPIMSKVIDPKRVLILGGGDGLALREVLKYETVLHVDLVDLDEAMINMARNVPEIVSLNKNAFFDNRVNVHVCDAKEFLNTPSSLYDVIIIDFPDPATELLSTLYTSELFARIATFLTEDGAFVCQSNSPADAPLVYWSIGNTIEHAGLTVKSYHTIVPSFGTDWGFHIAASSAHVLNQIEQLYVVPTPRTLPALLFPLFQFQEEHVEQRNLAPLNSESNLILHQCYKQEMEF; encoded by the coding sequence ATGCCAAAACATAGAAAAAAGAACAAAATGACGATTTATAAAATAACATGCTGTAAAAAAGATAGACGTTCTGAATTAGACTCTGACAAGTTTGAACTAGAAGAGCAGGAAATAGAAAATAAACAGGACAAACAGGATAAGCAAGTACAATCAGAAAATGTAATTATAGTACCCACAGATTCACACAGCTTAGATGTGTGGGATGAAATTTCTCTAAAGGAAATACAAGCTGGTGAACATACGAAGTTATTTGAAGAAAAGAGTAATTATCAAAATATTAATTTAGTCCAAGTAAATGATGTTCGCTTATACTTGGACAAGCAACTACAATTTAGTTCCGTTGATGAGCAAATTTATCATGAAGCGCTTGTACACCCAATTATGTCAAAAGTAATTGATCCAAAACGTGTTCTCATATTAGGTGGCGGCGATGGCCTTGCCTTACGAGAAGTTTTGAAATATGAAACTGTGCTACATGTAGACCTTGTTGACCTAGACGAAGCAATGATTAATATGGCACGTAATGTTCCAGAAATAGTATCTTTAAACAAAAACGCTTTTTTTGATAATCGAGTGAACGTACACGTATGCGATGCAAAAGAATTTCTAAATACGCCTTCATCTTTATACGATGTAATCATTATTGATTTTCCTGATCCAGCGACAGAATTATTAAGTACTTTATATACAAGCGAACTATTTGCTCGTATAGCTACATTCCTAACAGAGGATGGCGCATTTGTCTGCCAATCTAATTCTCCTGCGGACGCACCTCTTGTATACTGGAGTATCGGTAACACAATTGAACATGCTGGATTAACTGTGAAAAGTTATCATACAATCGTTCCTTCTTTCGGAACTGACTGGGGATTTCATATTGCGGCTAGCTCTGCACATGTACTCAATCAAATTGAGCAATTATATGTAGTACCAACTCCTCGAACATTGCCTGCTCTTCTTTTTCCTTTATTTCAATTTCAAGAAGAACATGTAGAACAACGTAACCTCGCTCCTTTAAATTCAGAATCGAATCTTATCCTACATCAATGCTACAAACAGGAAATGGAGTTTTAA
- a CDS encoding dicarboxylate/amino acid:cation symporter codes for MKAYRFPLILLSSILIGGFIGYFMGADAVALKPLGDIFLNLMFTIVVPLVFFSIASSIANMDGLKRFGKIMSSMAGTFLFTSILAAIFMIIVVKVFPPAQGVVLELTQPDKAGKAVSVADQIVGILTVSDFSKLLSRENMLALIFFSILMGIATSAVGEKGKPFATFLQAGAEISMKVVSFIMYYAPIGLAAYFAALVGEFGPQLLGTYFRAAMVYYPASLIYFFVFFTFYAYLAGRKQGVQVFWKNMVSPTVTSLATCSSAASIPANLEATKKMGISSDVRETVVLLGSTLHKDGSVLGGVLKIAFLFGIFNMEFEGPKTLAIALVVSLLVGTVMGAIPGGGMIGEMLIVSLYGFPPEALPIIAAISTIIDPPATMLNVTADNACAVMTARLVEGKNWIKNKFA; via the coding sequence ATGAAGGCATATCGCTTTCCACTTATTTTATTATCTTCTATCCTAATTGGTGGTTTCATTGGTTATTTCATGGGTGCCGATGCAGTTGCTTTAAAGCCGCTTGGTGACATTTTCTTAAACTTAATGTTTACGATTGTTGTACCTCTAGTGTTCTTTAGCATCGCATCGTCTATTGCTAATATGGATGGATTAAAACGTTTCGGTAAAATTATGTCTAGTATGGCTGGGACTTTCTTATTTACAAGTATTTTAGCTGCTATTTTTATGATTATTGTCGTGAAAGTATTCCCGCCAGCACAAGGTGTTGTACTAGAACTAACACAACCTGACAAAGCCGGCAAAGCTGTTAGTGTTGCAGATCAAATCGTCGGTATTTTAACAGTATCTGACTTCTCGAAGTTACTATCTCGTGAAAATATGTTAGCTCTTATTTTCTTCTCTATCTTAATGGGGATTGCAACTTCAGCAGTTGGTGAAAAAGGAAAGCCATTCGCTACATTCCTACAAGCTGGTGCAGAGATTTCAATGAAGGTTGTATCTTTCATTATGTACTACGCTCCAATCGGACTTGCTGCTTACTTTGCAGCATTAGTTGGTGAATTCGGACCACAACTTCTTGGAACTTACTTCCGAGCAGCAATGGTATACTATCCAGCTTCTCTAATTTATTTCTTTGTATTTTTCACCTTCTATGCATACCTTGCAGGTCGCAAACAAGGTGTACAAGTATTTTGGAAGAACATGGTCTCTCCTACAGTTACATCACTTGCAACTTGTAGTAGTGCCGCAAGTATTCCAGCGAACTTAGAAGCAACGAAGAAAATGGGTATTTCTTCAGACGTTCGTGAAACAGTTGTCCTTCTTGGTTCTACACTTCATAAAGACGGCTCTGTTTTAGGTGGCGTATTAAAAATTGCTTTCTTATTCGGTATTTTCAACATGGAATTCGAAGGACCGAAAACATTAGCAATCGCACTTGTTGTTTCTCTATTAGTAGGAACAGTAATGGGTGCTATTCCAGGCGGTGGTATGATTGGTGAAATGTTAATCGTATCTCTATACGGCTTCCCGCCAGAAGCATTACCAATTATTGCAGCAATTAGTACAATCATTGATCCTCCTGCAACGATGTTAAACGTAACAGCAGATAACGCTTGTGCGGTAATGACAGCTCGCCTTGTAGAAGGTAAGAATTGGATCAAAAACAAATTTGCTTAA
- the celB gene encoding PTS cellobiose transporter subunit IIC, producing the protein MQKFIAFMEKYIVPVAGKIGSQRHLAAIRDGFIAVMPLILVGALASLINGFPSEAFQDFMKGLFGETWKQVGGGMWTGSFAILALIIAFTTSYNLAKSYGVDGLSAGIISFGALIILTPTTPKEGGLNLAWTGAQGLFVAIIVALLVTEVFRFFVQRNITFKMPDGVPPAVLRSFAAIVPAFVILTVVAGIQLAVKLAGTSVHEFIFNTIQSPLQSLAGTLPSAIVIVLLVHLLWFFGLHGPNIVGGIIEPLYLPALEKNMKLFQGGTSAFDVPNIITKPFFDTFVYLGGSGATLAFLVVVLLVAKSAQLRGVSRLSIGPGAFNINEPVIFGTPIILNPVLFLPFIITPIVLVITSYTAISIGWVPKTVAMIPWATPPIISGYLVTGGHLSGAILQLFNFVIAMVIYYPFVVLCDRSVVRTEKEAAQGNNNSVPM; encoded by the coding sequence ATGCAAAAGTTTATTGCATTTATGGAGAAATATATTGTTCCTGTCGCTGGTAAAATCGGATCGCAACGTCACTTAGCTGCGATCCGTGACGGATTTATTGCAGTTATGCCACTTATTTTAGTTGGTGCACTGGCATCACTAATTAATGGTTTTCCGTCTGAAGCTTTCCAAGATTTCATGAAAGGTTTGTTTGGTGAAACGTGGAAACAAGTCGGCGGTGGAATGTGGACTGGTTCTTTCGCGATTCTAGCACTAATCATAGCATTTACAACAAGTTATAACTTAGCAAAATCTTACGGCGTTGATGGTTTGTCAGCAGGTATTATTTCATTTGGTGCGTTAATTATTCTTACGCCAACAACACCGAAAGAAGGCGGATTGAACTTAGCTTGGACAGGTGCACAAGGGTTATTTGTAGCAATTATCGTGGCACTCCTTGTTACTGAAGTATTCCGTTTCTTTGTACAAAGAAACATTACTTTTAAAATGCCTGATGGAGTACCACCAGCAGTTTTAAGATCTTTCGCAGCTATAGTTCCAGCATTTGTTATCTTAACAGTAGTTGCAGGTATTCAATTAGCAGTGAAATTAGCTGGTACAAGTGTTCATGAATTTATCTTTAATACGATCCAATCACCACTACAAAGTTTAGCAGGGACATTACCAAGTGCAATTGTCATTGTACTCCTTGTTCATCTTCTTTGGTTCTTCGGCTTACATGGTCCAAATATCGTTGGTGGTATTATTGAGCCATTATATTTACCGGCATTAGAGAAAAACATGAAGTTATTCCAAGGTGGTACATCTGCATTTGATGTTCCAAACATTATTACAAAACCATTCTTTGATACTTTCGTATATCTTGGTGGTTCTGGTGCAACATTAGCATTCTTGGTAGTGGTATTACTTGTAGCAAAAAGTGCACAGTTACGCGGTGTATCTCGCTTATCAATTGGACCAGGTGCATTCAATATTAATGAACCGGTAATATTTGGTACACCAATTATTTTAAATCCAGTGTTATTCTTACCGTTTATCATAACACCAATTGTATTAGTAATTACTTCTTATACAGCTATATCTATTGGCTGGGTACCAAAAACAGTTGCGATGATCCCATGGGCAACACCACCAATTATTAGTGGTTATCTTGTAACAGGTGGACATCTTTCAGGTGCAATTCTACAGTTATTCAACTTTGTAATTGCGATGGTAATCTATTATCCATTCGTTGTATTATGTGACCGTTCAGTTGTTCGTACTGAAAAAGAAGCAGCGCAAGGAAACAACAACTCTGTACCTATGTAA
- the celF gene encoding 6-phospho-beta-glucosidase produces the protein MTGIKIATIGGGSSYTPELIEGFIKRYDELPVREIWLVDIEAGKEKLEIVGNLAKRMVKKSGLPIEIHLTLDRREALKDADFVTTQLRVGLLEARAKDEAIPLKYDVIGQETNGPGGLFKALRTIPVILDICKDMEELCPNAWLINFANPAGMVTEAVLRYTNIQRVVGLCNVPIGIRMGLARLLEVDASRVHVDFAGLNHMVYGLDVYLDGVSVMDRVLELVTDPEKQITMENIAALNWEPDFIRGLRAIPCPYHRYYYKTREMLEEEKEASVEKGTRAEVVKQLENDLFELYKDPNLDIKPPQLEKRGGAYYSDAACSLITSIYNNKGDIQPVNTRNNGTIASLPHDSAVEVNCIITKEGPKPIAVGDLPVPVRGLVQQIKSFERTTIEAAVTGDYHKALLAMTINPLVPSDKVAKQILDEMLEAHKEYLPQFFKKVEK, from the coding sequence ATGACTGGAATTAAAATTGCTACAATCGGCGGTGGATCTAGTTATACACCAGAGTTAATTGAAGGATTTATTAAACGTTATGATGAGCTTCCTGTTCGTGAAATTTGGTTAGTAGATATTGAGGCAGGAAAAGAAAAGTTAGAAATCGTTGGTAACTTAGCGAAACGTATGGTGAAAAAATCAGGTTTACCAATTGAGATACATTTAACACTTGATCGCCGTGAGGCATTAAAAGATGCTGACTTCGTAACAACACAACTTCGTGTTGGTTTATTAGAAGCACGTGCAAAAGATGAAGCAATCCCGTTAAAATATGATGTAATCGGTCAGGAAACAAATGGTCCTGGTGGTTTATTCAAAGCGTTGAGAACGATTCCTGTTATTCTAGATATTTGTAAAGACATGGAAGAGCTCTGTCCAAATGCATGGTTAATTAACTTTGCAAATCCAGCTGGTATGGTAACAGAGGCAGTTCTTCGTTATACAAATATTCAAAGAGTAGTTGGTCTATGTAACGTTCCAATCGGAATCCGCATGGGTCTTGCAAGATTACTTGAAGTAGATGCGAGTCGTGTCCACGTTGATTTCGCAGGTTTAAATCATATGGTATACGGACTAGATGTATACTTAGATGGCGTAAGTGTAATGGACCGTGTGTTAGAGCTTGTAACAGATCCAGAAAAGCAAATTACGATGGAAAATATCGCAGCGCTTAACTGGGAACCAGACTTTATTCGAGGACTTCGTGCGATTCCTTGTCCATACCATCGTTACTACTACAAAACACGTGAAATGTTAGAAGAAGAAAAAGAAGCTTCTGTTGAAAAAGGTACACGTGCAGAAGTAGTAAAACAATTAGAAAATGATTTATTCGAGTTATATAAAGACCCGAACTTAGATATTAAACCACCACAATTAGAAAAACGTGGCGGCGCTTATTATAGTGACGCAGCATGTAGTTTAATTACGTCTATTTACAATAATAAAGGTGATATCCAGCCTGTTAATACACGAAACAACGGAACAATTGCAAGCTTACCACATGATTCTGCTGTTGAAGTGAACTGTATTATTACGAAAGAAGGTCCAAAACCAATTGCAGTGGGAGATCTTCCAGTACCAGTTCGCGGTTTAGTACAACAAATTAAATCATTCGAGCGCACAACAATTGAAGCTGCTGTTACAGGGGATTATCATAAGGCGCTGCTTGCTATGACAATCAATCCACTTGTACCATCAGATAAAGTTGCAAAACAAATTTTAGATGAAATGTTGGAAGCACATAAAGAGTATCTTCCACAGTTCTTTAAAAAGGTAGAGAAGTAA
- the celB gene encoding PTS cellobiose transporter subunit IIC, with the protein MIRFLEKYVMPVAGKVAEQRHLQAIRDGIILTMPFLIIGSFFLIISALPIPGYNEFMAGLFGENWQRALGYPVSATFNIMALIAVFGIAYRLGEYYKVDALASGALSLVTFLLATPFQVAYIIPSTKESVLVEGAIPAALMGSQGLFVAMIIALISTELYRFIVQKKIIIKMPETVPPAVTRSFAALVPGFIVVTVIWILRLIIENTSFGSIHNIVGQILQEPLSVLGASLWGAIIAVILVHVLWSCGIHGATIVGGVMSPVWLSLMDQNRVAFQAGQDVPNTITAQFFDLWIYMGGSGATLALVVGMLLFARSQQLKSLGRLSIAPGIFNINEMVTFGMPIVMNPLLLIPFILVPVVLTIVSYFAMEWGWVARPSGAAVPWTTPILFSGYLGSGGKISGVILQLVNFALAFFIYLPFLKIWDKQKLAEEKGE; encoded by the coding sequence ATGATACGGTTTTTAGAGAAGTATGTAATGCCGGTAGCAGGGAAGGTTGCAGAACAGAGGCATTTACAAGCAATTCGAGATGGAATTATTTTAACGATGCCTTTCTTAATTATTGGATCGTTTTTCCTCATTATTAGTGCACTGCCGATACCGGGATATAACGAGTTTATGGCAGGTTTGTTTGGTGAGAATTGGCAGAGAGCTTTAGGGTATCCAGTTAGTGCAACTTTTAATATAATGGCTTTAATAGCTGTTTTTGGAATCGCTTACAGACTTGGGGAGTATTATAAAGTGGATGCTTTAGCATCCGGGGCATTGTCGCTTGTGACGTTTTTACTTGCGACTCCATTTCAAGTTGCATATATTATACCAAGTACAAAAGAAAGCGTACTTGTAGAAGGTGCAATCCCAGCTGCATTAATGGGAAGCCAAGGGTTATTTGTAGCAATGATTATTGCACTTATATCTACTGAACTTTATCGGTTTATTGTACAAAAAAAGATAATTATAAAGATGCCAGAGACAGTTCCACCAGCTGTCACGCGTTCATTTGCCGCACTTGTTCCAGGATTTATTGTTGTAACGGTTATTTGGATTTTGCGCTTAATTATAGAAAACACTTCTTTTGGCAGTATCCATAATATCGTAGGACAAATTTTACAGGAACCACTTAGTGTACTTGGTGCTAGTCTTTGGGGCGCAATAATAGCAGTTATTCTCGTTCATGTTCTTTGGTCTTGTGGAATTCATGGTGCTACTATTGTTGGTGGTGTAATGAGCCCTGTTTGGTTGTCGTTAATGGATCAAAACCGAGTTGCTTTTCAAGCTGGGCAAGATGTACCGAATACCATTACGGCACAGTTTTTTGACCTATGGATTTATATGGGCGGTTCTGGTGCAACGCTTGCTCTAGTTGTCGGAATGTTACTATTTGCACGAAGTCAACAATTAAAAAGTTTAGGGAGATTGTCAATTGCACCTGGTATATTTAATATTAATGAGATGGTAACTTTTGGTATGCCGATTGTGATGAACCCACTTTTACTAATTCCATTTATATTAGTTCCAGTTGTGTTAACAATTGTTTCTTACTTTGCAATGGAATGGGGATGGGTCGCACGTCCAAGTGGGGCCGCTGTACCTTGGACGACGCCTATTCTTTTTAGTGGATATTTAGGATCGGGCGGGAAAATTTCAGGTGTTATTTTGCAGCTTGTTAACTTTGCGCTAGCATTCTTCATTTATTTACCGTTCTTAAAAATATGGGATAAACAAAAATTGGCGGAAGAAAAGGGGGAGTAA
- the speD gene encoding adenosylmethionine decarboxylase, which translates to MEYSTFGKHIIVDLWGVDCSLLDDMYFLEYHLVTAANYSGAHVLNVSKKEFQPYGVTVLVLLSESHLSIHTYPEQNFAAIDCYTCGTTVEPQIAIDYIVNILKPVQMHIKKLIRGIGEIVTTD; encoded by the coding sequence ATGGAATATTCTACTTTTGGCAAGCATATAATAGTAGATTTATGGGGAGTAGATTGTTCCCTACTAGATGATATGTACTTTTTAGAATATCATCTAGTTACAGCTGCAAACTACTCTGGTGCCCATGTGTTAAACGTAAGTAAAAAAGAGTTTCAGCCATATGGTGTTACTGTATTAGTGTTATTATCAGAAAGTCATCTTTCCATTCACACTTACCCGGAACAAAATTTTGCAGCTATTGACTGTTATACTTGTGGTACAACCGTTGAACCGCAAATAGCGATTGATTATATCGTAAACATATTAAAACCGGTGCAGATGCATATAAAAAAACTAATCCGTGGTATAGGAGAAATCGTTACTACTGATTAA
- a CDS encoding PTS lactose/cellobiose transporter subunit IIA, which yields MDTIETKAFHLILHGGNARSCSMEAIDCARRGDFTGAEAKLQEALDELKEAHRVQTELIQKEAGGEKTEVTLLMVHAQDHLMNAITVKELASEFVELYRKMSADE from the coding sequence ATGGATACGATAGAGACGAAAGCTTTTCATTTAATCTTGCATGGAGGAAACGCGAGAAGTTGTTCAATGGAAGCAATTGATTGTGCGAGGCGTGGGGATTTTACAGGGGCAGAAGCTAAATTACAAGAAGCACTAGATGAATTAAAAGAGGCGCACCGTGTACAAACGGAGCTTATCCAGAAAGAAGCTGGTGGCGAAAAGACAGAAGTTACTCTTCTGATGGTACACGCGCAAGATCATTTAATGAATGCAATTACGGTGAAAGAATTAGCGAGTGAGTTTGTAGAGTTATATAGGAAGATGTCGGCGGATGAATGA
- a CDS encoding chromate transporter, whose product MKTNKYTFQILLEIFLVSFKLGLTSFGGPVAHLGYFHHEYVQKRKWMDEKSYGDLVALCQFLPGPASSQVGMGVGLLRGGLLGAITSWIGFTLPSVLVLVFFASFLTQFEIGSTGWIHGLKLVAVAIVAHAIWGMAQKLTPDRNRATIAIVTTAIALLWPSSWTQVILIIICGFIGWFLYRNQPISQSQHIKVPISKKIAVSCLVLFFGLLLLLPILRPFSYYIALFDSFYRSGALVFGGGHVVLPLLEGEFVQNGMMTKEQFLAGYGLTQAVPGPLFTFASYIGAVLNGTLGTILATIAIFLPAFLLVIGVLPFWNSVRKISFIQGALLGVNAAVVGILIAAFYDPIWTSTVINASDFVFASLLFCLLAFWKTPPWVIVILGAFGGYALSIL is encoded by the coding sequence TTGAAAACTAACAAATACACTTTTCAAATATTATTAGAGATTTTTCTCGTCTCATTTAAATTAGGACTTACTTCATTCGGCGGTCCTGTCGCTCATCTTGGTTATTTCCACCACGAATACGTGCAAAAAAGAAAATGGATGGATGAAAAAAGTTATGGAGACTTAGTAGCACTGTGTCAATTCCTTCCTGGACCCGCTAGCAGTCAAGTCGGTATGGGAGTTGGATTATTAAGGGGCGGGCTTTTAGGAGCAATTACCTCTTGGATTGGTTTCACCCTTCCATCTGTTCTCGTTTTAGTCTTTTTTGCTTCATTCCTTACTCAATTCGAAATTGGAAGTACAGGATGGATTCATGGACTCAAACTTGTAGCAGTCGCAATTGTCGCTCATGCAATATGGGGAATGGCGCAAAAGTTAACTCCAGATCGCAACCGTGCGACGATTGCGATTGTAACTACCGCAATCGCCTTATTATGGCCAAGTAGCTGGACGCAAGTGATCCTCATTATAATATGTGGCTTTATCGGCTGGTTTTTATATCGCAACCAACCAATTAGCCAATCTCAGCATATAAAAGTACCTATTTCAAAAAAGATAGCAGTTTCTTGTCTCGTCTTATTCTTTGGACTATTACTACTGCTACCAATATTAAGACCGTTCTCTTATTACATCGCTTTATTTGATAGTTTCTATCGCTCTGGCGCACTTGTATTTGGAGGAGGACACGTCGTGCTGCCCCTTCTTGAAGGTGAGTTTGTACAAAACGGCATGATGACGAAAGAACAGTTCCTAGCTGGATACGGATTAACACAAGCAGTACCAGGACCACTATTTACATTCGCCTCTTATATAGGAGCAGTGTTAAACGGGACGCTTGGGACAATACTCGCAACAATTGCGATTTTCCTCCCTGCTTTCTTACTCGTTATTGGTGTTTTACCATTTTGGAACAGCGTGAGAAAAATATCATTCATACAAGGCGCACTACTTGGAGTCAATGCCGCTGTTGTCGGTATTTTAATTGCCGCTTTTTACGATCCCATTTGGACGAGTACAGTTATAAATGCTTCAGATTTCGTTTTCGCTTCGCTTCTTTTTTGCTTACTAGCTTTTTGGAAAACACCACCTTGGGTTATCGTTATACTGGGAGCATTTGGCGGATATGCTCTATCCATTTTATAA
- the chbG gene encoding chitin disaccharide deacetylase, giving the protein MIKLIVNADDFGLTEGTNYGIIDGHINGLVNSTTMMMNMPGTEHAVRLAKEHNLLGVGVHLVLTAGEPLLGDVPSLVGSDGSFHKQSVVREGNINPEEVEREWTAQIEKFLSYGLTPTHLDSHHHVHGLPILHDVLERLAAKYNVPIRRCEEDRAVHPFSDVFYSDFYADGVTEDYFVKLKERVQGEQTVEIMVHPAYIDPELVKRSSYVMDRVKELRILTESKLPEGVELVKF; this is encoded by the coding sequence ATGATTAAGTTAATTGTAAATGCAGATGATTTCGGTCTTACAGAGGGTACAAATTACGGCATTATTGATGGGCATATAAATGGACTTGTAAATTCAACGACGATGATGATGAATATGCCAGGAACAGAGCATGCGGTACGCTTAGCGAAAGAGCACAACCTACTCGGAGTAGGCGTACATCTCGTATTAACAGCAGGGGAACCACTTCTTGGAGACGTACCATCACTTGTAGGTAGCGACGGATCGTTTCATAAACAAAGTGTTGTAAGGGAAGGGAATATAAATCCAGAAGAAGTTGAGAGAGAATGGACTGCTCAAATTGAGAAGTTTTTATCTTACGGATTAACACCAACTCATTTAGATAGTCATCATCATGTGCATGGTTTACCGATTTTACATGATGTTCTTGAGAGATTAGCGGCTAAATATAATGTTCCGATTCGTCGTTGTGAGGAAGATAGAGCGGTGCATCCATTTTCTGATGTGTTTTACAGTGACTTTTATGCGGATGGTGTGACGGAAGATTACTTTGTGAAGTTAAAAGAAAGAGTACAAGGTGAACAAACGGTAGAAATTATGGTTCATCCAGCTTATATTGATCCAGAGCTTGTGAAGCGTTCTTCTTACGTAATGGATCGTGTGAAGGAATTGCGTATTTTAACAGAGAGCAAGTTGCCAGAAGGAGTAGAGCTTGTGAAGTTTTAA